The following are from one region of the Colius striatus isolate bColStr4 chromosome Z, bColStr4.1.hap1, whole genome shotgun sequence genome:
- the LIPG gene encoding endothelial lipase, protein MARLVLLLCIAATCCVAAGTAPRVAEPALAAGGGERGGGDADQLEERQERVPAPKPQVKFSLRSAAHAEEDGCPLAIGQRGRLQGCNFNVTAKTFFIIHGWTMSGMFETWLGSLVSALQEREKDANVVVVDWLSLAHQLYTDAVNNTQVVGKSIARLLDWLQENPLFKLENVHLIGYSLGAHVAGFAGNHVHGTIGRITGLDPAGPMFEGVDPSKRLSPDDANFVDVLHTYTRETLGVSIGIQMPVGHVDIYPNGGDFQPGCGLSDVLGAIAYGTIGEVVKCEHERSVHLFVDSLVNQDKQSFAFQCTDSSRFKKGICLSCRKNRCSGIGYNARKTRPRRNSKMYLKTRADMPFKVYHYQMKMHVFSYKSLGDIDPTFSVTLHGTNGDSEPLSLEMLDQIGLNATNTFLVYTEEDMGELLKIKLTWEGTSQSWYDLWKELKSYWYRPAKSQQELHIRRIRVKSGETQQRFAFCVEDSQLTDISPGKELWFVKCADEWPKRSVSNLL, encoded by the exons ATGGCGAGGCtcgtgctcctgctctgcatcgCCGCGACCTGTTGCGTCGCGGCGGGAACCGCTCCGCGGGTGGCGGAGCCCGCGCTGGCTGCGGGAGGAGGCGAGCGTGGAGGGGGAG ATGCCGACCAGctggaggagaggcaggagcGTGTGCCGGCGCCGAAGCCGCAGGTGAAGTTCAGTCTGCGGTCCGCGGCGCACGCCGAAGAGGACGGCTGCCCGCTCGCCATCGGCCAGCGCGGGCGGCTGCAGGGCTGCAACTTCAACGTGACGGCGAAAACCTTCTTCATCATCCACGGCTGGACA ATGAGCGGTATGTTTGAAACCTGGCTGGGCAGCTTGGTGTCTGCTCTtcaggagagggaaaaggatgCCAACGTGGTGGTGGTGGATTGGCTTTCGCTTGCCCACCAGCTCTACACCGATGCTGTGAACAACACGCAGGTTGTTGGAAAAAGCATAGCGAGGCTGCTCGACTGGTTACAG gaGAACCCACTCTTCAAGCTCGAGAACGTCCACCTGATCGGGTACAGCCTGGGTGCCCACGTAGCTGGCTTTGCTGGTAACCACGTCCATGGGACAATAGGCAGAATTACAG GCTTGGATCCAGCTGGGCCGATGTTTGAGGGAGTGGACCCCAGCAAGCGCCTCTCCCCCGACGATGCTAACTTTGTGGATGTCCTTCACACCTACACGAGGGAAACACTGGGCGTTAGCATTGGGATCCAGATGCCCGTGGGCCACGTTGACATCTACCCCAATGGAGGAGActtccagcctggctgtggtttAAGTGACGTCTTGGGAGCCATCGCCTACGGGA CCATCGGTGAGGTTGTTAAGTGTGAACACGAGCGGTCTGTGCACCTCTTCGTGGACTCCCTGGTGAACCAGGACAAGCAAAGCTTCGCTTTCCAGTGCACCGACTCCAGCCGCTTCAAGAAGGGCATCTGCCTGAGCTGCCGCAAGAACCGCTGCAGCGGCATCGGCTACAACGCCAGGAAAACGCGGCCCAGAAGGAACAGCAAGATGTACCTGAAAACACGAGCTGACATGCCTTTCAAAG TCTACCATTATCAGATGAAGATGCATGTCTTCAGCTACAAGAGCTTGGGAGACATTGATCCCACCTTCTCTGTCACCCTTCACGGCACCAATGGAGACTCTGAACCCCTCTCTTTAGAAAT GCTTGATCAAATTGGCCTCAACGCTACCAACACCTTTCTAGTCTATACTGAAGAGGACATGGGTGAGCTTTTAAAGATAAAGctcacctgggaaggaacatcTCAGTCATGGTACGATCTCTGGAAAGAGCTGAAGAGCTACTGGTACCGTCCTGCAAAGTCTCAACAGGAGCTGCATATCAGGCGTATCCGTGTGAAGTCTGGGGAAACCCAGCAGAG GTTTGCTTTCTGTGTGGAGGACTCCCAGCTAACTGATATATCTCCTGGAAAAGAGCTCTGGTTTGTGAAGTGCGCAGACGAATGGCCAAAGAG ATCTGTCTCAAATTTGCTCTGA